In the Setaria italica strain Yugu1 chromosome VI, Setaria_italica_v2.0, whole genome shotgun sequence genome, one interval contains:
- the LOC101756964 gene encoding uncharacterized protein LOC101756964 — translation MEPPPLRAPPDELVEEILLRSPPDDPASLVRAALVCKRWCRLVSAHPFRLRFRGLHRCPAPMLGFLCNDVFHAGGDEACSARFVRTAASCPPLASRRGWHALDARAGRVLLHRAAAAQAICLAVWDPLAAGDSRHLDLPAPALPRRPRSWNAALLCDDDPDGGPFRIVLVGTDSQGTFACVYSSPEPAAWSEPAYAPQHPKDHVDAVRGALVGDTIYFVCQRRTRVLRYDLATRAMSVVHLPPASHNQRIVLTTAEGGGLGFARMDGYWLGLWSMDVGGGGGAVEWTQDRVIDLRTLLPVIDLLGFAHGLGIVLVGTVDGFFSVDQKSGSINKVGDGPGFYNVVPFVSFYTPALGTASTTDEEGSSSNA, via the exons atggagccgccgccgctacgCGCCCCGCCAGACGAGCTGGTGGAGGagatcctcctccgctccccgcCGGACGACCCCGCGAGCCTCGTCCGCGCCGCGCTCGTCTGCAAGCGCTGGTGCCGCCTCGTCTCGGCCCACCCCTTCCGCCTCCGCTTCCGCGGCCTCCACCGCTGCCCGGCCCCGATGCTGGGCTTCCTCTGCAACGACGTCttccacgccggcggcgacgaggcctgctccgccCGCTTCGTCCGCACCGCGGCCTCGTGCCCGCCACTCGCGTCCCGCCGCGGCTGGCACGCGCTCGACGCCCGCGCCGGTCGCGTCCTCCTCCAccgggccgccgcggcgcaggcGATCTGCCTCGCCGTCTGGgaccccctcgccgccggcgacagccGCCACCTGGACCTGCCCGCCCCCGCGCTGCCGCGGCGCCCGCGCAGCTGGAACGCCGCGCTGCTGTGCGACGACGACCCGGACGGCGGGCCGTTCCGCATCGTCCTCGTGGGCACCGACTCCCAGGGGACCTTCGCCTGCGTCTACTCGTCGCCCGAGCCCGCCGCGTGGAGCGAGCCAGCCTACGCGCCTCAGCACCCCAAGGACCACGTCGACGCGGTGCGCGGCGCCCTCGTCGGCGACACGATCTACTTCGTCTGCCAGAGGAGGACGAGGGTGCTCAGGTACGACCTCGCCACGCGCGCCATGTCCGTGGTGCACCTGCCGCCGGCGTCCCACAACCAGCGCATCGTGCTCACcacggcggagggcggcggcctgGGGTTCGCGAGGATGGACGGCTACTGGCTCGGCCTCTGGTCCAtggacgtcggcggcggtggcggtgccgtGGAGTGGACGCAGGACAGGGTGATTGACCTCCGGACGCTGCTCCCCGTCATCGATCTGCTCGGGTTTGCGCATGGCCTTGGCATCGTCTTGGTGGGGACGGTGGATGGCTTCTTCTCCGTTGATCAAAAGTCTGGCAGCATCAACAAGGTAGGAGACGGCCCTGGCTTCTACAATGTCGTTCCCTTTGTGAGCTTCTACACTCCAG CACTGGGAACGGCATCTACGACAGATGAGGAGGGATCAAGTTCGAATGCATGA